In the genome of Abyssalbus ytuae, the window TTTTAGATGGCGAAAAATTAAGTTTTTATCAGCTGTTGGGAGGAGCAATTATTTTAGCAGGAGTGTATCTTTCAAAAAGGACTTAACAAAAATAAGAGTAAAGGTTTTTAACTGATAACAGGCTTTTAACGTGGTGAAAATAAGTTAAACCTATCAAAATGTTTTTCTGTTGTGTAGTATTTTTTTGTATATTAATATCTGAAAATCAAACAAATAACTAAAAAAGTAGTTATGAATCCAGATAAAATACACATAAGATACGGTATAGTGATAGCATTGATATTAATTGCTTATTTTTTAATAGTAAAGTTATTTGGTTTACATGAAAACCCTTGGTTGCGGCTGTTAAACGGAGCAATAGTGGCATATGGTATTTATGCGGCAATACGTTACAGAAGACTTCTTGAGAGGGATAAGTTTGAGTATTATTCGGGTTTTAAAACAGGTATTTATTCAGGATTTTTGGCAACGTTGATTTTTGTTGGTTTCATGGCAGTTTATATGTATCATCTCGATACCGAATTTCCTTTAAAAGTTATGGATGAATGGATGACAGACTATAACCAGGGCCCCGGAATATTACTTTTTGTTTTAACGGTAGAAGGGTTTGCATCTACAGTAGTGTTAACTCTTGCTTTTATGCAAAAATTCAAACCCAGTTGGAATACAAAAAAAACAGTACAAAAAGTATAAAAAACATTTGTAGATTAATCAATTAGAAGTATATTTGCACCCGCCTAAAGTAAAAGGCGGTTTTATTTTAAATTAATTTTTTTTAATAATTATACGCTATGTACGCAATTGTAGAGATAGCAGGGCAGCAATTTAAAGTTGCGAAAGACCAGAAAGTATTCGTACACCGTTTAGCATCTGAAGAAGGGGACAAAATTTCTTTTGATAATGTTCTTTTATTAGATGATAACGGAAAAGTTACTATTGGCGCCCCGGCTATAGACGGAGCCGCTGTTGAGGCTAAAGTCGTTAAGCACCTTAAAGGTGATAAAGTAATAGTTTTCAAAAAGAAAAGACGTAAAGGTTACCGAGTTAAAAATGGTCACCGTCAGTCTTTAACCGAGATTATTATTGAAAGCATTGTAGCTTCAGGAGCTAAAAAAACAGCTAAAGCTGAAAAAGCCGCTCCGAAAAAAGAAGCTAAACCTGCAGCAAAGAAAGAAGTGAAGGCTGAAGCTAAGCCTGTTAAAGAAGCTGCTCCTAAAAAAGAAACAAAAGCTGAGGCTAAACCTGTAAAAAAAGCCGGTAAAGCTGATGATTTAAAGAAAATTGAAGGAGCAGGGCCAAAAGCTGCAGAAGCTTTAGTTAATGCAGGGATTGATACATTTGCCAAACTGGCAAAAATGAAGCCTGAAGAAATCAGTACGATTTTAACTGAAGCAAGCTCAAGATTATCTCATTTAGTAACCGACACATGGCCAAAGCAAGCTAAACTTGCTGCCGAAGGTAAGTGGGATGAACTTAAAGAATATCAAGAGAAACTTGACGGAGGAATTGAAAAGTAATTCTTAACTCAGGTAAGTTTAACAATATAAAACCGAAACAAAATGGCTCACAAAAAAGGAGTTGGTAGCTCGAAAAACGGTAGAGAATCAGAATCGAAACGCCTTGGTGTTAAGATTTTTGGAGGGCAGGCCGCGATAGCTGGGAATATTATTGTTCGTCAGCGTGGAACTGCACATAACCCGGGTGAAAATGTTTACATGGGGAAAGACCATACTTTACATGCCAAAGTTGATGGTATCGTAAAATTCGAAAAGAAAAGAAATAACAAGTCATACGTTTCTATTGAGCCTTTTGAGGCATAGTAAACGTTGTTATTAGTCATATTAAAAGCCCTTTCCTTTTTTAAGGAAAAGGGCTTTTTGTTTAAATTAATATAACATTATTATAACAAATACATAACAACACAGAAGAGGGCAAACTTTACATTGCATTAATCTCCCTGTTCAATGAAAAAGTATTGTTATATAGTTTTATTATCTACGCTATCAGGTTATTGCCAAATTAACAGAGATGTTGATTCTGCTTTTTTTTACTATAAAAATCAATTGGAGCAGGCATTAAAAGAATCGTCTTCCATAGAAATTACTAAAAGGCGTTTACAATTTGCAGATTTTTATTTTCAGGTCGGGGTTTTTTCCGAAGCTATCGATCAATATAACAAGGCTTCAGAATTAGCTGACAAGCTTAATAACGATACCCTGGTTGTTATTATAAAAAACAATATAGGTAAAGTTCACCTGGCCATGAAGAATTTTACTCTGGCCGAAAATTATTTTCAAAATAGTTTAAAGCTGGCACAGGAAATAAATTTTGTAAAGGGGCAGGCAATTTCTAAGCAGCTACAGGGTACTTGCCATGAAAAAAGAGGAGAATATCTCCGCGCCTTAGAATTTCAAAAAGAAAGTTTAACACTATTTCAAAAAATAAATCATGGAGAGGGGATTGCTATTGTTAATGAGAATATTGGGAGTATTTATGAAGATATAGCTCAATATAATCTGGCTTTGGATTATTTTAAAATGTCATATGATTATTTTAAGAATACAGGGGGAGCTTTTGAAGCCAGTGTATTAAATAATTTGGGAGATATATATCGAAAAACCGGCCAATACGATGAGGCTTTCAAATATACCCGAAAAGCTTTAAGCTTGTCTCAAACTATAAACGATAGTCATCAAATAGAAAGTGCCCATAAAGACTTATCCAAAACATACGCCCTGAGAGGAGATTTCAAAAATGCTTACCACCATCTTAAAGAATCGGAAAAAATAAACAGTGAAAAATTTTATTCTCAAAATACCAATCAGCTAAATGTATTACAAACGGTTTATGAAACAAAACAAAAGGAATCTCAAATTAAACTCCTTTTACAACAAAACCAGATAAATGAGGCCAATCAAAGATTATTGATTGTTTGTATAGCCTCAATTTTAGTGGGGGCTTTCTTTTTCTTTATCTATTTTGACAAAAAAAGAAAACAGAAGTTAAAGTTACAGCAATTGGAACAAAGAATGCTAAAAGCCGAATTAGATAAAAAAGAGTTTGAAGAAAAGAATCTCCAGCGCGAGATCCATTTAAAAACCTCTGCACTTTCAAGATACAGTTTACACCTGGCTCAAAAGAATAAAATCCTGGAAGATTTATCCAGCACTCTGACGAATATTTCTGTGAGGGAGAATATTGATGTAAGTAAAAAGATGAAACAATTGGTAAAAGAAATTAATTTCAATTTACATCAGGAGCACGAATGGGACGAGTTTATGAATATCTTTAAAGAGATACATCCCGGTTTTGTAAAAAAGCTGTCAACATTATCTGGTGAGAATTTATCTCCGGCTGAACTCCGTTTAGGCATGCTTTTACGGCTTAACCTGTCATCAAAAGAAATAGCGTCTATACTTAGGGTTACACCTGATAGTGTTAGGGTAGCCAGGTACCGATTGAGAAAAAAACTTCCCATCGATCAAAAAGAAGAACTGGTAAGTTTTATGATATCTCTTTAGCAAAAAATGCATCGTTTTTTGTTAACGTTACGGGATTGTAAACAAATCTTAATTGTTGCCTGTATGTTTATCTTCAAAAAGAAAATGTTTATAATATGTTGCTTGCCATAAAGTCCTCAAATCCCTTTATCTGTATAGCTTTGCGTTGAATTCAAAATTTAAAAAAATGTTTTCGGTTAAACTTGCAAAAACACTGTTCGTAACCTTGTATGTTGCCTTATTTTTTAATCTGGCACAGTCTCAAAACGGAACAATTCAGGGGGTTATTATAGATAATTACGGAATATATGTGCCTGGTGCTTCCGTACAAATCAATTCTTTAAATAAAGGAACAACTTCAAATCAGGATGGTAAATTTACTTTTGTAGATGTGCCGGAGGGCAGTTATTCTCTCAAGGTTAAATATTTAGGCTATTCAGATATTGATGTAGAAGTAACTGTAAATGCAGGTAAAACATCTTATACTGAAATCAGACTGACTGAAACCGATATCATTCTGGATGATGTAGAAGTTGTAGCTTATTCATTAGGCGGGCAGTCACGGGCCCTGAATACTCAAAAAAACAATATAAATATAACCAATGTGGTTTCTACAGAGCAAATAGGTAAGTTTCCCGATGCCAATATTGGTGATGCCGTTAAAAGAATTCCGGGAATAACCATGCAGGTAGATCAGGGGGAGGCAAGAAACATAATTGTAAGGGGGCTCGCACCCCAGCTTAATTCGGTTACCCTAAACGGTAGCAGGATTCCTTCGGCCGAAGGTGATAACAGAAATGTTCAGATGGATCTTATACCCTCTGATATGATTCAAGCCATTGAAGTAAGCAAAGCGGTTACACCCGATATGGATGCTGATGCCCTTGGCGGATCGGTAAATTTAATTACCAGGTCTTCACCTAATGATTTCAGACTGTCGGCGACTATTGGCTCCGGTATAAACTTTATTACGGATAAAAGAATTTTAAACGGGTCTTTCTTATTAGGAGACAGGACTAAAGATAAAAAGTTCGGCTGGATGATATCAGCCTCTGTTAATGATAACGATTTTGGTTCTGACAATATAGAAGCCGAATGGTCTGACGAGTTCGAATATAATACTGGTGAACAGGATGGAGAAGGGGAAGATATTCTTGAAGAGCTGGATGTGAATCCGTATCCCAATGTTTTTGAAATAAGAACCTATTTGGTTCAGAGGGTAAGAAGAAGTTTTTCTGCCAATTTTGATTACATGTTTAATAACAATCATTCCCTGTTTTTCAAATCGATGTATAACTGGCGTGATGACAGGGAAAACAGGCTCAGGGCAGAGTATGAAATACTGGACGGGGAAGATATAGAAGCGGGAGATTTTGAAATTGCCAACGGAAATTTAATTCGTTTTCCGGTAGAAGTTAAACGGCAAACCAAGGGAGGGGTGCCCGGTGGCCGAAATAAAAACGCCCGTTTAGAAGACCAGAGAATGCAAAATTACAGCCTGGGAGGTAATCATTTATTTGGCAGTTTAAAATTTGACTGGATGGGATCCTATGCAAAAGCTTCAGAAGAACGTCCCAACGAACGTTATCTTGAATATGAAAGTGAATATATAATAAACAATGACTTTAATAATACAAAATATCCATTATACACCCCGGCGGATGCAACCGATACCTCATTAGATAATTTTGAATTCGGAGAACTTACCGAAGAAAATCAATATACAGAAGAAAAAGACATTAATGCCTTTGCCAATTTTGAATTACCGGCAGATTTTTTTGGAAAAGGAGAAGGAATTGTAAAATTTGGTTTAAGAGGTCGTTTTAAAGATAAAAACAGGGAAAATGACTTTTATGAATTTGAACCTGTAAGCGGATTGGAAACTTTAGCAGATGTTGACACCCAAAATTACACAGATCCCGATTTTTTAGCAGGAAACCAGTATCAGGCAGGTTTTTTTGCTACCCCTGCATTTTTAGGCTCGTTAAATGTGTTTGATGAAAATCAGTTTGAAGGAGAGTTATTACCCGAAGAGTTTGAAACGGCTAATTTTGATGTAAAAGAAAATGTGTTTGCAGGCTACCTGATGGCTAACCAAAAAATATCAGATAAATTAAATATTCTGGCCGGTGTCAGGGTAGAAAGTACCAAAATTGAAAGTACCGGAAATGAAATTATTTTTGATGAAGAGGGCGATATAGAAGGAGTTAATGAACTTAATCAGGAAAGTTCATATACTAATTTCCTACCGGGAGTTCATTTTAAATACGATGTAAATGATGCCACTGTTTTGCGTTTTGCATGGACCAATACCATTGCCCGTCCCAATTATGTAGACCTGGTTCCTTTCAGGGAGATAAATAATGAAGATGAGGAAATTATTGTTGGAAATACCGAGCTGGACCCGACCACTTCAATGAACTTTGATTTTATGGCCGAGCATTATTTTAAATCAGTAGGAGTATTGTCCGGCGGTATCTTTTACAAAAATGTAAAAGATTTCATATACGTTTTTGTTTCTGAAGATGAAACAACAGGATACGATTTGTATCAACCCTTAAACGGGGATAAGGCCACTATTTTTGGTGCTGAAGTATCTTTTCAAAGACAACTTGATTTTTTGCCCGGATTTGCTAAAAACTTTGGTATATATTTAAACTATACCTATCTCAATTCTGATGCTGAAGGAATAAGAAATGAAGATGGGGATGAAAGAGGTGATCTCGAATTACCGGGCTCTGCCCCCCATATGTTTAACGGATCATTATCGTATTCAGATAAAAAATTCAGTGCCAGGTTATCAGCTAATTTTTCAGATTCCTACCTGGATGAACTTGGAGGAAATAGTTTTGAAGACAGGTATTATGATGAACAATTTTTCCTCGATTTTAATGCTTCCTTCTCTATTAATAAAAATTTGAGAATTTATGCCGATTTAAACAATATTACCAATCAGCCATTAAGATATTACCAGGGTGTAAAGGAAAGAACCATGCAACTGGAATATTACAGCCGGAGACTAACTTTTGGTTTAAAATATGACTTGTTTTAAGTATATTCTGTATAATTAATAATTACTACATGAAAAACATATTCTATATATTAGCAGGCATAGTTGTATTTTCCTGCGAAAAAAAGCTTCCTCCCGTAGCTCCTGATGTTATCACTAAAAAAGTAGTTCACGACACCGACGATCCTGCTATATGGATCAATAAAGAAGATCCGTCAAAAAGTATTGTGTTTGGTACAGACAAAAATACAGACGGAGCAATTTTCGGGTTTGATCTCGAAGGGAATATTTTACAAGAACTCACCATTAAAAATGTAAAATACCCTAACAATATAGACCTCGAATATGATTTTAAGTTAAATGACTCTACCACCGTTGATGTTATTGCCTTTACCGAAAGGGAGAAAGGGCAGATAAGGTTGTTTTCAGTGCCGGATATGGTTTCCCTGGACAACGGAGGTTTTCCGGTGTTTGAAGATGAAAAAGATTCCTTAATGAGAATGCCAATGGGAATAGGGTTGTATAAAAATCCCGAAACAAAATCTTTACAGGCTATTGTGAGTAGAAAAAACGGTCCCTTGGAAAATTATTTGTATCAATACGAGTTCAGGGCAGATAGTAGTGGAGTAAAAGCGGCATTGGTAAGGAAATTCGGAAAATTCAGTGGGAAAGAAGAAATAGAAGCTGTCGCGGTTGATGACCAATTGGGTTTTGTATATTATTCCGACGAAGGTGTATGCATTAGAAAATATTATGCAAACCCTTTAAAAGGCAATGAAGAGCTTCATTGTTTCGGATCAGAAAATTTTAAAGAAGATATTGAAGGGATTGCTATAGCCGTTAAGGAAAATAATGAAGGATACATTATTGTATCCGACCAGCAAAGAGGCCAGTTCAATATATTTTCAAGAAAGGACAATACTTTTATAAAAGCCATTAACCTTAGCACCATTGAGACTGATGGTTGCGATGTGGTTACTACCCCTCTTGGAAATACTTTTAAAACCGGATTATTTGTTGCAATGAACGATGACGGTACTTTTTATTTTTATGATTTGGCAAAATTAGGCTTGTAAATCTTAACAGTCCTTTTTTTTGGTAAAAAGGGCTGTTATTTTATTATAATAATTTATGAGCTATTTCTTCCCACATATTTACCCGTTCAAAACGGTTTTCATGTATATTATGACCGGAAGTAAACAAAAGAGGCCTGCCTTCAAAATGTTCGAGGTTGTAACTACGGTCATCAATTAATACATCGCCCTTTAAAATGAATTTATTACCGCAAAGAATACGTTTTTTCCAGTCTATAAACGGGAAATATTCATCCAGCCAATCACTTTTTTCCTGTAACGAGTTAGGAAACTGGGTGGCCGCTGAAGCTATATATACTTCATGTTTATCATGCAACTCTTTTAGCACTTCCTGACTGTTTTTTACAGGTTTCAACTTTCTGAAAAACCCTATTGTACGCGCGTGGTTTTTTACACTTTGTTGCCGGTGGCCGGGCACAGCTTTCCACACTTCATTGCCCCAGCATTCTTCAAGTGTTAAATTTTCGTTGAAGTCTTCGTTATACTGTTCTATATGGGCAAGATACGTGTCTGCTAATACCTCGTCCATATCTACAAAAATGGTCATGATTTATTTTTTTAACTAAGTACGAAAATATTGAATAGATAAGGAATACCCTGAAGAAAAATTAATTTTTTGATAAATAAAAACCCTCGCTGTTTTTTACGAGGGTTTTATTTATTGTATTTTACTTCAAAAGCGAAGCGGTATCTAATATCTGTAATACTCAGGTTTAAAAGGGCCTTCTACTTTTACACCTATATATTCGGCCTGGTCCGTTTTAAGTTCGGTAAGCTCAACCCCGATTTTTTCAAGGTGAAGTTTAGCAACTTTTTCGTCCAGGTGCTTTGGCAGCATATAAACTTTATTTTCATATTTATCACTGTTATTCCAAAGTTCTATCTGAGCCAGGGTTTGGTTTGTAAACGAGTTGCTCATTACAAAACTGGGGTGGCCTGTTGCACAACCTAAATTAACCAGCCTTCCTTCGGCTAAAAGGATAACATCATTTCCGTTTATATTGTATTTATCTACCTGCGGTTTAATATTTACCCGTGTATTTCCATAATGTTTTTTTAACCAGGCAACATCAATCTCATTATCAAAATGCCCAATGTTACACACTATGGTTTTATCCTTCATTTTTTCAAAATGCTCGCCTCTTACTATATCTTTATTACCT includes:
- a CDS encoding DUF4199 domain-containing protein, with the protein product MNPDKIHIRYGIVIALILIAYFLIVKLFGLHENPWLRLLNGAIVAYGIYAAIRYRRLLERDKFEYYSGFKTGIYSGFLATLIFVGFMAVYMYHLDTEFPLKVMDEWMTDYNQGPGILLFVLTVEGFASTVVLTLAFMQKFKPSWNTKKTVQKV
- the rplU gene encoding 50S ribosomal protein L21, translated to MYAIVEIAGQQFKVAKDQKVFVHRLASEEGDKISFDNVLLLDDNGKVTIGAPAIDGAAVEAKVVKHLKGDKVIVFKKKRRKGYRVKNGHRQSLTEIIIESIVASGAKKTAKAEKAAPKKEAKPAAKKEVKAEAKPVKEAAPKKETKAEAKPVKKAGKADDLKKIEGAGPKAAEALVNAGIDTFAKLAKMKPEEISTILTEASSRLSHLVTDTWPKQAKLAAEGKWDELKEYQEKLDGGIEK
- the rpmA gene encoding 50S ribosomal protein L27, with the protein product MAHKKGVGSSKNGRESESKRLGVKIFGGQAAIAGNIIVRQRGTAHNPGENVYMGKDHTLHAKVDGIVKFEKKRNNKSYVSIEPFEA
- a CDS encoding tetratricopeptide repeat protein, which codes for MKKYCYIVLLSTLSGYCQINRDVDSAFFYYKNQLEQALKESSSIEITKRRLQFADFYFQVGVFSEAIDQYNKASELADKLNNDTLVVIIKNNIGKVHLAMKNFTLAENYFQNSLKLAQEINFVKGQAISKQLQGTCHEKRGEYLRALEFQKESLTLFQKINHGEGIAIVNENIGSIYEDIAQYNLALDYFKMSYDYFKNTGGAFEASVLNNLGDIYRKTGQYDEAFKYTRKALSLSQTINDSHQIESAHKDLSKTYALRGDFKNAYHHLKESEKINSEKFYSQNTNQLNVLQTVYETKQKESQIKLLLQQNQINEANQRLLIVCIASILVGAFFFFIYFDKKRKQKLKLQQLEQRMLKAELDKKEFEEKNLQREIHLKTSALSRYSLHLAQKNKILEDLSSTLTNISVRENIDVSKKMKQLVKEINFNLHQEHEWDEFMNIFKEIHPGFVKKLSTLSGENLSPAELRLGMLLRLNLSSKEIASILRVTPDSVRVARYRLRKKLPIDQKEELVSFMISL
- a CDS encoding TonB-dependent receptor encodes the protein MFSVKLAKTLFVTLYVALFFNLAQSQNGTIQGVIIDNYGIYVPGASVQINSLNKGTTSNQDGKFTFVDVPEGSYSLKVKYLGYSDIDVEVTVNAGKTSYTEIRLTETDIILDDVEVVAYSLGGQSRALNTQKNNINITNVVSTEQIGKFPDANIGDAVKRIPGITMQVDQGEARNIIVRGLAPQLNSVTLNGSRIPSAEGDNRNVQMDLIPSDMIQAIEVSKAVTPDMDADALGGSVNLITRSSPNDFRLSATIGSGINFITDKRILNGSFLLGDRTKDKKFGWMISASVNDNDFGSDNIEAEWSDEFEYNTGEQDGEGEDILEELDVNPYPNVFEIRTYLVQRVRRSFSANFDYMFNNNHSLFFKSMYNWRDDRENRLRAEYEILDGEDIEAGDFEIANGNLIRFPVEVKRQTKGGVPGGRNKNARLEDQRMQNYSLGGNHLFGSLKFDWMGSYAKASEERPNERYLEYESEYIINNDFNNTKYPLYTPADATDTSLDNFEFGELTEENQYTEEKDINAFANFELPADFFGKGEGIVKFGLRGRFKDKNRENDFYEFEPVSGLETLADVDTQNYTDPDFLAGNQYQAGFFATPAFLGSLNVFDENQFEGELLPEEFETANFDVKENVFAGYLMANQKISDKLNILAGVRVESTKIESTGNEIIFDEEGDIEGVNELNQESSYTNFLPGVHFKYDVNDATVLRFAWTNTIARPNYVDLVPFREINNEDEEIIVGNTELDPTTSMNFDFMAEHYFKSVGVLSGGIFYKNVKDFIYVFVSEDETTGYDLYQPLNGDKATIFGAEVSFQRQLDFLPGFAKNFGIYLNYTYLNSDAEGIRNEDGDERGDLELPGSAPHMFNGSLSYSDKKFSARLSANFSDSYLDELGGNSFEDRYYDEQFFLDFNASFSINKNLRIYADLNNITNQPLRYYQGVKERTMQLEYYSRRLTFGLKYDLF
- a CDS encoding phytase is translated as MKNIFYILAGIVVFSCEKKLPPVAPDVITKKVVHDTDDPAIWINKEDPSKSIVFGTDKNTDGAIFGFDLEGNILQELTIKNVKYPNNIDLEYDFKLNDSTTVDVIAFTEREKGQIRLFSVPDMVSLDNGGFPVFEDEKDSLMRMPMGIGLYKNPETKSLQAIVSRKNGPLENYLYQYEFRADSSGVKAALVRKFGKFSGKEEIEAVAVDDQLGFVYYSDEGVCIRKYYANPLKGNEELHCFGSENFKEDIEGIAIAVKENNEGYIIVSDQQRGQFNIFSRKDNTFIKAINLSTIETDGCDVVTTPLGNTFKTGLFVAMNDDGTFYFYDLAKLGL
- a CDS encoding 5' nucleotidase, NT5C type; translation: MTIFVDMDEVLADTYLAHIEQYNEDFNENLTLEECWGNEVWKAVPGHRQQSVKNHARTIGFFRKLKPVKNSQEVLKELHDKHEVYIASAATQFPNSLQEKSDWLDEYFPFIDWKKRILCGNKFILKGDVLIDDRSYNLEHFEGRPLLFTSGHNIHENRFERVNMWEEIAHKLL